In a genomic window of Methanomassiliicoccus sp.:
- a CDS encoding archease, which yields MRYENLEHTADVMIRAYGATLEECFQNAAYGMMDQILDVSAVDPKVKETFSVEGGSREDLVYNFLSEVLFIFDAKKLALSAFQVILMDGRLECRAGGERFDRDKHSPKQEIKAVTYHMLQVNEREPSITVLFDV from the coding sequence ATGAGGTACGAGAACCTTGAGCACACCGCGGATGTCATGATCCGGGCATATGGGGCTACCCTCGAGGAGTGCTTCCAGAACGCGGCCTACGGCATGATGGATCAGATCCTCGACGTGTCTGCGGTGGATCCCAAGGTCAAGGAGACATTCTCTGTCGAGGGCGGCTCGAGGGAGGACCTGGTGTACAACTTCCTATCAGAGGTGCTGTTCATCTTCGACGCCAAGAAGCTCGCACTCTCTGCATTCCAGGTCATCTTGATGGATGGCCGATTGGAGTGTAGAGCCGGGGGAGAGAGGTTCGATCGTGACAAACATTCGCCAAAACAGGAAATAAAGGCCGTTACCTATCACATGTTGCAGGTGAACGAGAGAGAGCCGTCGATAACGGTCCTCTTCGACGTATGA
- a CDS encoding carbohydrate kinase family protein has protein sequence MDVVGIGALNVDLFYEVPSLEFAGLRFEAGSETMDDGELFARLSEALADSKLVARSGGGSAANTVVALSRMGYSTAFLGIVGKDEDGRFLLGSMGSVDVSRVKRYRNTGLCISLLHHGERSLLGLPNANDLFSFAPEDMEILNSSKIVHFSSFSSDSALRMQKQILELLDEGVFVSFAPGEKYARRGLKAIGDIIERSRFVFVNEREVSMLTGLPPAEGCRTLIEMGARVVACTLGNRGSIIVTRNSELHVQAKKAVVVDTTGAGDVYAAGFLAGYLDGATLETCGEIASAAAALSLSAYGRDSYPDERFLRKYARELL, from the coding sequence ATGGATGTTGTTGGCATTGGGGCGTTGAACGTTGACCTGTTCTACGAGGTCCCCTCGCTCGAGTTCGCCGGCCTGAGGTTCGAGGCAGGCAGCGAGACCATGGACGACGGGGAGCTGTTCGCCCGGTTGTCAGAGGCCCTTGCCGACTCCAAGCTTGTAGCCCGGAGCGGAGGGGGGTCCGCGGCCAATACCGTGGTGGCGCTCTCTCGCATGGGTTACTCCACCGCCTTCCTTGGCATCGTCGGTAAAGATGAGGACGGCAGGTTCCTCCTTGGCTCGATGGGGAGCGTGGACGTTTCCCGGGTCAAGCGGTACCGCAACACCGGGCTATGCATTTCCCTGCTCCACCATGGGGAGCGATCCCTCCTGGGGCTGCCCAATGCCAACGACCTATTCTCCTTCGCCCCCGAGGATATGGAGATCCTCAACTCCTCCAAGATCGTCCACTTCAGCTCCTTCTCCAGCGACTCCGCCCTGCGCATGCAGAAGCAGATCCTGGAACTGCTGGATGAGGGGGTCTTCGTCTCCTTCGCCCCGGGCGAGAAGTACGCCCGACGGGGGTTGAAGGCGATCGGCGACATTATCGAACGCAGCCGCTTCGTGTTCGTCAACGAGCGCGAGGTATCTATGCTGACCGGCCTTCCCCCGGCCGAAGGGTGCAGGACGTTGATAGAAATGGGAGCAAGGGTGGTGGCCTGTACGCTAGGGAATCGAGGGTCGATTATCGTTACCCGCAACTCGGAGCTGCATGTGCAGGCCAAGAAGGCGGTGGTGGTCGATACCACGGGGGCCGGCGACGTCTATGCCGCGGGGTTCCTGGCCGGTTACCTCGACGGCGCGACGCTGGAAACGTGCGGGGAGATCGCCTCCGCGGCCGCCGCCCTCAGTCTGTCCGCGTACGGACGGGACAGCTACCCCGACGAGCGGTTCCTGAGGAAATACGCCAGGGAGCTTCTATGA
- a CDS encoding hydantoinase/oxoprolinase family protein, which produces MASFHSDTILGLGIDTGGTFTDAAVVDLTERKVIAKCKWPTTHHNLLIGLEGAIDKALELSQVPPSRLNLASVSTTLATNAILEGKGGDVGLIGIGWKPQSDWDLGARKQVFIPGGHDSKGRAISALSMEEVGSAIDDVSGNVDALAISSMFSVINPSHENEVKRLAKKRTGLPVVVGHDLTGELGIMERTITAVLNARLIPAIEEFLDSIAVILKGRGIDCPTMVVKGNGSLMKMEVARERPIETILSGPAASANGGMFLANENDCMVVDIGGTSTDIALLRGGLPGVSESGTVIGGWRTRVQTADIRTCAMGGDSDIYADRYRLHIGPERVVPLCRAGLEHPALLDRMRASPDYRFFKVNKDVVNGLSANEREIYGCLRNSGALSLDDLRSSLPGQHFIEEHLRSMMGRGLVVRLGFTPTDLLQVLGQYSAGDVRPSELALGMIADSLAMSREGMADHILRLIVTKISEEVLSAALFGHERTGGETKEFKKVMDVMAGAEPDPLVEMKPALRLPIVGVGAPAGAFIPLVGSRLGTLATIPSDYDVGNAVGAVASKVCESARVSILPMADRFHIESPLGVPISYLELEDARNNAEKMVSELVVQKARASGASGEVRVVVRSEEVTTLVGYPAREVIVCVNVSATGLADPEYARKA; this is translated from the coding sequence ATGGCTTCCTTCCACTCCGATACCATCCTCGGTCTGGGGATAGACACCGGCGGTACCTTCACCGATGCGGCGGTCGTAGACCTGACCGAGCGGAAGGTCATAGCCAAGTGCAAGTGGCCAACCACTCATCACAATCTGCTCATCGGTCTGGAGGGCGCCATCGACAAGGCGCTGGAGCTCAGTCAGGTCCCCCCGTCAAGGCTCAACCTGGCATCGGTCTCCACCACACTGGCGACGAACGCGATTTTGGAGGGCAAAGGCGGCGACGTCGGCTTGATAGGTATCGGCTGGAAGCCTCAGAGCGATTGGGATCTCGGGGCGAGAAAGCAAGTCTTCATACCGGGCGGGCATGACTCCAAGGGTAGAGCCATTTCCGCGCTGAGCATGGAAGAGGTCGGCTCGGCGATCGACGACGTGTCTGGGAATGTCGACGCCCTAGCCATCTCCAGCATGTTCAGCGTGATAAACCCAAGCCACGAGAACGAGGTCAAGAGGCTCGCCAAGAAACGGACCGGCCTTCCCGTGGTAGTAGGCCATGACCTCACCGGCGAGCTCGGGATCATGGAGCGGACCATCACCGCGGTCCTCAACGCCAGGCTCATCCCGGCGATCGAGGAGTTCCTGGACAGCATTGCCGTTATCCTGAAGGGGCGAGGTATCGACTGCCCTACCATGGTGGTCAAGGGCAACGGCAGCCTCATGAAGATGGAGGTGGCCCGGGAGCGGCCGATCGAGACCATCCTTTCCGGTCCCGCGGCGAGCGCCAACGGCGGCATGTTCCTGGCGAACGAGAATGACTGCATGGTCGTCGATATTGGAGGCACCTCCACCGATATCGCGCTGCTTCGGGGCGGCCTTCCCGGCGTGTCGGAGAGCGGAACGGTGATCGGAGGATGGCGAACCCGGGTGCAGACTGCGGACATCCGTACCTGCGCCATGGGGGGTGATTCCGACATCTATGCTGATCGCTATCGATTGCACATCGGGCCTGAACGGGTGGTACCCCTGTGCCGGGCCGGCCTTGAGCATCCCGCCCTGCTCGACAGGATGCGGGCCTCACCAGACTACCGGTTCTTCAAAGTCAACAAGGACGTGGTGAACGGACTTTCTGCTAACGAACGCGAGATTTATGGGTGCCTGCGTAACAGTGGCGCCCTGAGCCTTGACGACCTCCGGTCGAGCCTTCCGGGCCAACACTTCATCGAAGAGCATCTTCGCTCGATGATGGGCAGGGGTCTCGTGGTCAGGCTGGGCTTCACCCCGACCGACCTTCTGCAAGTGCTCGGTCAATATTCCGCGGGGGACGTCAGACCGTCAGAGCTCGCGTTGGGAATGATCGCGGATTCACTGGCCATGAGCAGGGAGGGGATGGCGGACCATATCCTAAGGTTAATAGTAACCAAGATCTCCGAGGAGGTGCTCTCCGCCGCCCTGTTCGGTCACGAACGGACAGGCGGGGAGACCAAGGAGTTCAAGAAGGTCATGGACGTGATGGCCGGGGCCGAACCTGACCCTCTGGTGGAGATGAAGCCAGCTCTACGTCTGCCCATTGTGGGGGTGGGGGCACCCGCCGGAGCCTTCATTCCACTGGTAGGATCGAGGCTGGGGACCTTAGCGACCATCCCCTCGGATTATGATGTGGGGAACGCGGTCGGAGCGGTAGCGAGCAAGGTATGCGAGTCGGCCCGTGTGTCCATCCTGCCGATGGCCGATCGCTTCCATATCGAGTCCCCGCTAGGCGTCCCCATCTCCTACCTCGAGCTGGAAGATGCCAGGAATAACGCTGAGAAGATGGTCTCCGAGCTGGTCGTCCAGAAGGCCAGAGCCTCAGGTGCCAGCGGTGAGGTCAGAGTGGTCGTCAGAAGCGAGGAGGTCACGACCCTCGTGGGATACCCCGCCAGAGAGGTCATCGTCTGTGTCAACGTGAGCGCTACCGGCCTCGCCGATCCCGAGTACGCCCGGAAAGCGTGA
- the mvaD gene encoding diphosphomevalonate decarboxylase — MNVKASAIAYPIQGLIKYHGLRDERLRLPFHDSISVCTAPIHTHTTVQFGLGSDSACIDGVEVLDRDMERVREVVDPMREEAGVSSGMHMESRSDFPSNIGLGASASGFAALAVAAARALELELSLEEISRFARRGAGSAARAVTGGFSRWYAGTGDRDSVSRAIPYPDDLDLAVLVALVPAHKFTDTAHREVLGSPFFKARLEYVPTVLDKMERAIRAGDAEEIGRLAEADTMLLHGITMTGTDSMVLWRPDTVRIILEVQAMRREGLRCHFSIDTGATVYVNTTADDLPAVRKRIIALGLQTLTCTVGGEARVVPQHLF; from the coding sequence ATGAACGTAAAAGCATCAGCCATCGCCTACCCCATACAGGGCCTGATCAAGTACCACGGCCTGAGGGATGAGAGGCTCCGCCTCCCATTCCATGACTCCATATCAGTGTGCACCGCGCCGATCCACACGCATACCACTGTACAATTTGGACTCGGGTCCGACTCGGCGTGCATCGATGGGGTCGAGGTCCTGGATCGGGACATGGAGCGGGTGCGGGAGGTCGTCGACCCTATGCGGGAGGAAGCGGGAGTCAGCAGCGGCATGCACATGGAGTCCCGCAGCGATTTTCCTTCCAACATCGGTCTGGGTGCTTCGGCGTCCGGCTTCGCCGCGTTGGCTGTGGCAGCAGCCCGAGCGCTTGAGCTGGAGCTGAGCCTGGAGGAGATCTCGCGCTTCGCCCGTCGGGGGGCGGGCTCGGCGGCCCGCGCCGTGACCGGAGGGTTCTCCCGCTGGTACGCGGGCACCGGAGACAGGGATTCCGTCTCCCGTGCCATCCCCTACCCCGATGACCTGGACCTGGCAGTATTGGTCGCCCTGGTCCCGGCCCACAAGTTCACCGACACCGCACACCGCGAGGTGCTCGGCTCCCCGTTCTTCAAGGCCCGTCTGGAGTATGTACCCACGGTCCTGGACAAGATGGAGAGGGCGATCAGAGCCGGCGATGCGGAGGAGATCGGCCGTTTGGCCGAGGCAGACACCATGTTGCTCCACGGCATCACCATGACCGGGACGGACAGCATGGTCCTCTGGCGCCCAGACACTGTTCGGATCATATTAGAGGTGCAAGCCATGCGCCGGGAGGGCCTACGCTGCCATTTCTCCATCGACACCGGTGCGACTGTATATGTGAATACCACCGCTGACGATCTGCCGGCCGTCAGGAAGCGGATCATCGCCCTGGGCCTGCAGACGCTCACCTGCACGGTGGGCGGTGAGGCTAGGGTCGTCCCCCAGCATCTGTTCTGA